The following are from one region of the Deltaproteobacteria bacterium genome:
- a CDS encoding Zeta toxin family protein — protein MRKKIIIIAGPNGAGKTTFARSFLPTEARCRIFINADLIAAGLAPFAPETAAIKAGRLMLEEIAAHSKRGESFAFETTLSGLGYRVHIRKWRAQGYHVGLFFLALPDVESAIARVAERVRQGGHNISEEVIRRRFASGLRNFEEIYKNEVHAWVKYDNSGLEPKVIEWGENAL, from the coding sequence ATGCGTAAGAAAATCATCATTATTGCCGGTCCGAATGGTGCCGGGAAAACCACCTTTGCCCGATCATTTCTTCCTACCGAGGCACGGTGTCGCATCTTCATTAACGCCGATTTGATTGCCGCCGGGTTGGCTCCTTTTGCTCCGGAGACTGCCGCGATCAAGGCAGGTCGTTTGATGCTCGAAGAGATAGCCGCGCACTCCAAGCGTGGCGAAAGTTTTGCTTTCGAGACTACATTATCCGGTTTGGGCTATCGTGTGCATATCCGGAAATGGCGGGCACAAGGGTATCATGTGGGTTTGTTTTTTCTTGCTCTGCCTGATGTCGAGTCTGCGATTGCTCGTGTGGCAGAACGGGTCAGGCAGGGCGGGCACAATATTTCGGAAGAAGTTATCAGGCGGCGTTTTGCTTCTGGCCTGCGTAATTTTGAAGAGATCTACAAAAACGAGGTCCATGCCTGGGTAAAATATGACAATTCGGGGCTAGAGCCAAAAGTCATTGAATGGGGAGAGAATGCACTATGA
- the xseA gene encoding exodeoxyribonuclease VII large subunit, whose amino-acid sequence MHIFSVRTLTQAVKDVLEGEFPFVWVRGQVSNLSKPPSGHCYFSLKDDDATLSVVWFKGAQPRVEEGERVNPLTGEVETGPVFQLADGQEVLVAGRMNVYPPRGVYQLVAELVQGQGLGELAVAFEAMKSKLAAKGYFDPDRKLRLPVNPRRVAVITAPQGAALQDFLRIAGDRGLGATIRLYPSLVQGEGAPAQIAAALDRADRDDWAEVIVLIRGGGSLEDLWAFNTEPVAEAIYRARLPVLCGVGHEVDTTIADFVADLRAATPSHAAQLLWTERAVLGQQVDEQFVALTRGMERFLTGRESGLSRLTQALSWHSPARRLDRHGFEVERLTVRLRRATANLLEVRKDAFLLRTENLRHAFGPVRMIALRTDIDRAGGALIQAMTRFIYARQSEVRDVDGRLMALDPHAPLARGYALVQGASGAFVRSRADVHAGDALRIHVRDGEFSAEVTE is encoded by the coding sequence ATGCACATCTTCTCCGTCCGCACCCTCACCCAGGCCGTCAAGGATGTCCTTGAAGGGGAGTTTCCCTTTGTCTGGGTGCGGGGGCAGGTGTCCAATCTGTCCAAGCCGCCATCCGGGCATTGTTATTTTTCCTTGAAGGACGACGACGCCACGTTGAGCGTGGTCTGGTTCAAGGGGGCGCAGCCCAGGGTTGAAGAGGGCGAGCGCGTCAACCCCCTGACCGGCGAGGTCGAGACCGGGCCGGTTTTTCAGCTTGCCGACGGTCAGGAAGTGCTCGTGGCCGGGCGCATGAACGTCTATCCGCCGCGTGGCGTGTACCAACTTGTGGCCGAATTGGTGCAGGGCCAGGGCCTGGGCGAGTTGGCCGTGGCCTTCGAGGCCATGAAGTCCAAGCTGGCGGCCAAGGGCTATTTCGATCCGGATCGCAAGTTGCGTCTTCCGGTTAATCCGCGCCGCGTGGCGGTCATCACCGCCCCCCAGGGCGCGGCCTTGCAGGATTTTCTGCGCATTGCCGGGGACCGGGGGTTGGGGGCGACAATCAGACTCTATCCCTCCCTGGTGCAGGGCGAGGGTGCCCCGGCTCAGATCGCGGCCGCCCTGGACCGCGCCGACCGCGACGACTGGGCCGAGGTCATCGTGCTCATTCGGGGCGGCGGGTCGCTCGAGGATTTGTGGGCCTTCAACACCGAGCCCGTGGCCGAGGCCATCTACCGCGCGCGCCTGCCGGTCCTCTGCGGCGTGGGGCACGAGGTGGATACGACCATTGCCGATTTCGTGGCCGACCTGCGCGCGGCCACTCCGAGCCACGCGGCCCAGCTGCTCTGGACCGAGCGGGCCGTGCTTGGTCAGCAGGTCGATGAGCAGTTCGTGGCTTTGACGCGTGGCATGGAGCGTTTTTTGACCGGGCGCGAATCCGGTTTGTCCCGGTTGACCCAAGCCTTGTCCTGGCATTCGCCCGCGCGCCGCCTGGATCGACATGGTTTTGAAGTCGAACGTTTGACCGTTCGTTTGCGGCGCGCTACCGCGAATCTGCTTGAAGTCCGAAAGGATGCGTTCTTGCTGCGGACCGAGAATTTACGCCATGCCTTTGGGCCGGTCCGCATGATCGCCCTGCGGACCGATATCGACCGCGCCGGTGGTGCTCTGATCCAGGCCATGACTCGTTTTATATATGCCCGCCAGTCGGAAGTCCGGGATGTGGACGGCCGGTTGATGGCCTTGGACCCGCACGCCCCCTTGGCGCGCGGGTATGCCCTGGTGCAAGGGGCGTCCGGAGCGTTTGTGCGCTCGCGCGCCGACGTGCACGCGGGGGATGCGCTCCGAATTCACGTGCGGGATGGAGAATTCAGCGCCGAGGTGACAGAATGA
- a CDS encoding M23 family metallopeptidase, producing MIWNFFAFFLLLAATSHAGVLRVDCPKSIGIGLPFMVRVQSDEPMTRLRVEWNKRVLEIPVQGASDVQFLLGTDVLKSRTGSRNLRVLRLGLRPLATDVAIMIENRKFPAQHLKVSSAMATPPAAVQARIAREQRLVQTVLGQVTPLDHLTLPLVRPVPGEISSAYGLKRFFNGHARNPHRGLDLRGVTGDPIQAASAGQVVLTDEHYFGGRSVYLDHGQGVHTVYMHLDEMLVKEGDMVEAGQVIGRVGMTGRVTGPHLHFGVYVLDLAVDPAKLFF from the coding sequence ATGATTTGGAATTTTTTTGCGTTTTTTTTACTGCTGGCCGCGACGTCCCATGCGGGTGTCTTGCGTGTGGACTGTCCCAAATCCATAGGCATCGGCCTGCCATTCATGGTCCGGGTTCAATCCGACGAACCCATGACCCGGTTGCGGGTGGAGTGGAACAAGCGCGTCTTGGAAATACCGGTCCAGGGCGCGAGTGATGTCCAATTCCTGCTGGGCACGGACGTCTTGAAGTCCAGGACCGGGTCGCGAAATTTGCGTGTCCTGCGGCTGGGTTTACGTCCACTGGCAACGGACGTGGCCATCATGATCGAGAACCGGAAGTTTCCAGCCCAGCATTTGAAAGTTTCGTCGGCGATGGCTACCCCGCCGGCTGCGGTTCAGGCGCGCATCGCGCGCGAACAAAGGTTGGTGCAGACTGTCCTGGGCCAGGTCACGCCCCTTGATCATCTGACGCTACCCCTTGTCCGCCCGGTTCCGGGTGAAATCAGCAGCGCTTACGGTCTGAAGCGCTTTTTTAATGGCCATGCCCGCAACCCACACCGTGGTCTTGATCTGCGCGGCGTCACCGGAGACCCTATCCAGGCCGCGTCGGCCGGCCAGGTGGTCTTGACCGATGAACATTATTTTGGTGGTCGCTCCGTGTATCTCGACCACGGCCAAGGCGTGCACACTGTGTACATGCATCTCGATGAAATGCTGGTCAAAGAAGGGGATATGGTTGAGGCTGGCCAGGTCATCGGGCGGGTTGGCATGACTGGCCGGGTCACGGGACCGCATTTGCATTTTGGGGTTTATGTCCTGGATTTGGCCGTGGACCCCGCGAAGCTCTTTTTTTAG
- the xseB gene encoding exodeoxyribonuclease VII small subunit produces MAKVQQTFEKRLERIREITALLEDGALALEDGVKLFQEGMRLSKECGAELEKARIVLETAERDGTLAPEGA; encoded by the coding sequence ATGGCGAAGGTACAGCAAACATTTGAAAAACGGTTGGAACGGATCCGGGAGATCACGGCCTTGCTCGAAGACGGCGCCTTGGCCCTGGAGGACGGGGTAAAGCTTTTTCAAGAAGGGATGCGCCTGTCCAAGGAATGCGGCGCCGAGCTGGAAAAGGCCAGGATCGTTCTCGAAACTGCCGAACGAGACGGTACGTTGGCGCCGGAGGGTGCATGA
- a CDS encoding polyprenyl synthetase family protein encodes MTPREMKVELRTLGSRVEARLGDVFADGESPAPLVASMKYSLLAGGKRLRPVLCLAWAELAGGDVGRVLDFACAIECIHTYSLIHDDLPAMDNDDLRRGKPSNHKQFDEATAILAGDGLLTEAFTLAASLDLPPDRVLRAIKHLSTAAGPRGMVGGQVLDMNLTGLRANLDLLRDMHARKTGALIESSCVTGCILGGGDEGLVKRASVYGRGIGLAFQVMDDILDVIGDEAALGKPVGSDTAQGKSTYPALLGIDQSRALALESVDAAKAVFKGLTHARADFLQALAHYIVDRTH; translated from the coding sequence ATGACTCCACGCGAAATGAAGGTCGAGTTGCGCACGTTGGGCTCTCGGGTCGAGGCGCGGTTGGGGGATGTTTTCGCGGACGGCGAGTCACCGGCGCCGTTGGTTGCGTCCATGAAGTATTCCCTGCTGGCCGGGGGCAAGCGGTTGCGACCCGTGTTGTGCCTGGCCTGGGCCGAGCTGGCTGGCGGAGACGTCGGCCGGGTTCTTGATTTCGCGTGCGCCATTGAATGCATCCATACATATTCCCTGATCCACGACGACCTTCCGGCCATGGACAACGACGATCTGCGCCGGGGCAAGCCTTCCAATCACAAGCAGTTCGACGAGGCCACGGCCATCCTGGCCGGTGACGGTCTGCTGACCGAGGCCTTTACGCTTGCCGCGTCCCTGGATTTGCCGCCGGATCGGGTTTTGCGAGCCATCAAGCATCTGTCCACGGCGGCCGGACCTCGGGGCATGGTCGGTGGCCAGGTCTTGGACATGAACCTCACCGGCCTTCGCGCCAATCTGGACCTGCTTCGGGACATGCATGCCAGGAAAACCGGCGCCTTGATCGAATCGTCCTGCGTCACGGGGTGCATTTTGGGTGGCGGCGACGAAGGGCTGGTCAAGCGGGCTTCCGTTTACGGGCGCGGCATTGGGCTGGCCTTTCAGGTCATGGACGATATCCTGGACGTGATTGGCGACGAGGCCGCCCTGGGAAAACCCGTGGGAAGCGACACCGCGCAGGGCAAATCAACCTATCCGGCCCTTTTGGGGATCGACCAAAGCCGGGCGTTGGCTTTGGAAAGCGTGGACGCGGCCAAGGCCGTTTTCAAGGGGCTGACCCATGCCCGTGCCGATTTTTTGCAAGCCTTGGCCCATTATATCGTGGACCGCACGCATTAG
- the dxs gene encoding 1-deoxy-D-xylulose-5-phosphate synthase — translation MTFQTPRELFPILDTIKKPGDVQHLDEKNLTRLGEELRRMIIQTVSTTGGHLAPSLGVVELTMALMRVFNPERDRIVWDVGHQAYAYKLLTGRLERFQTLRQLGGISGFPRRTESPFDHFGVGHSSTSISAALGMAAARDLAHADHKVVAVIGDGSMTAGLAYEGLNQAGGLGKNLIVVLNDNEMSISKNVGALSSFLSRKLSKRWVQRFKKEAESIMRQIPKIGDDIAEYARRSEDSLKSFFTPGMLFEAFRFTYIGPLKGHDVRMLTNVFHQARELEGPILVHVLTKKGKGYEPAETNPTYFHGVGCFEPETGAAKKFAACSLPSYTDVFGSTLCGLAKKDENIVAITAAMPEGTGLSCFAKFYPDRFFDVGICEQHAVTFAAGLASQGMKPVVAIYSTFLQRSYDQVVHDVCLQNLNVTLCLDRCGLVGEDGPTHHGVFDISYLRHIPNLILMAPRDEGELQRMLVTALNHDGPVALRYPRGVGEGVALSETPTALPLGQGELLREGADGVIVALGSRVTPALEAATDLFQETGKSVAVFNARFVKPLPAEQLLALAETQPFMLVVEENVLPGGFGSAVLELLADHDALARLRFRRLGIPDAFIEHGSQKELLRQLGLHRGGILDTVRRLVAE, via the coding sequence ATGACTTTTCAAACTCCACGGGAATTGTTCCCCATTCTGGATACCATCAAAAAGCCCGGTGACGTGCAGCACCTGGATGAAAAAAATCTGACTCGGCTGGGCGAGGAACTTCGCCGCATGATTATCCAGACCGTGTCCACCACGGGCGGACATCTGGCTCCATCCTTGGGGGTGGTCGAATTGACCATGGCCTTGATGCGGGTTTTCAATCCGGAGCGGGATCGCATTGTTTGGGACGTTGGACATCAGGCCTATGCGTACAAACTGCTGACCGGTCGCCTGGAACGTTTTCAGACGCTGCGCCAACTGGGCGGGATCAGTGGTTTCCCACGGCGCACCGAAAGTCCCTTCGATCATTTCGGGGTGGGGCATTCCTCCACGTCCATTTCGGCGGCGCTGGGCATGGCCGCGGCCCGTGACCTTGCCCACGCGGACCACAAGGTCGTGGCGGTCATCGGGGATGGCTCCATGACCGCCGGCCTGGCTTACGAGGGCCTCAACCAGGCTGGTGGGCTGGGCAAGAATCTGATCGTTGTCTTGAACGACAACGAGATGTCCATCTCCAAAAACGTCGGGGCCTTGTCGTCGTTTCTGAGCCGCAAGTTGTCCAAGCGCTGGGTGCAGCGGTTTAAGAAGGAGGCGGAATCCATCATGCGCCAGATCCCCAAGATCGGCGACGACATCGCTGAATATGCCCGGCGCAGCGAGGATTCCCTGAAAAGTTTCTTCACGCCGGGCATGTTGTTCGAAGCCTTTCGCTTTACCTACATCGGGCCGCTCAAGGGCCATGACGTGCGCATGCTGACCAATGTTTTTCACCAGGCGCGCGAATTGGAAGGGCCGATTCTGGTGCATGTCCTGACCAAGAAGGGCAAGGGTTACGAGCCGGCCGAGACCAACCCGACCTATTTTCATGGCGTGGGGTGTTTCGAGCCCGAGACCGGCGCGGCCAAAAAGTTCGCGGCCTGTTCCCTGCCGAGTTATACCGACGTGTTTGGCTCCACCCTGTGCGGCCTGGCCAAAAAGGACGAGAATATCGTGGCCATCACCGCCGCCATGCCCGAGGGCACCGGACTGTCCTGTTTCGCGAAATTCTATCCGGATCGCTTTTTCGATGTGGGCATCTGCGAACAGCACGCCGTGACCTTTGCCGCCGGTCTGGCCTCTCAGGGCATGAAGCCTGTCGTGGCCATCTATTCCACATTTTTACAGCGTTCGTATGATCAGGTTGTGCACGATGTTTGTCTGCAAAATCTGAATGTGACCCTGTGCCTGGACCGCTGCGGTCTGGTCGGGGAGGACGGTCCCACGCACCATGGGGTGTTCGATATTTCGTATCTGCGTCACATTCCCAACCTGATCCTCATGGCGCCCCGCGACGAAGGCGAGCTGCAGCGGATGCTGGTCACGGCCCTGAATCATGACGGGCCCGTGGCCTTGCGTTATCCACGGGGCGTGGGCGAGGGCGTGGCGCTTTCGGAAACACCGACCGCGTTGCCCCTGGGGCAGGGGGAGTTGTTGCGCGAAGGAGCGGACGGCGTCATTGTCGCCCTGGGAAGCCGGGTTACTCCAGCGCTGGAGGCGGCCACGGATTTGTTCCAGGAGACCGGGAAAAGCGTGGCCGTGTTCAATGCCCGCTTTGTCAAGCCGTTACCGGCCGAGCAACTCCTTGCCCTGGCCGAGACGCAGCCATTTATGCTGGTGGTCGAGGAGAATGTTCTGCCGGGAGGGTTTGGTTCGGCCGTGTTGGAGCTTTTGGCGGACCACGATGCCTTGGCCCGACTGCGTTTCCGGCGTTTGGGCATTCCGGACGCCTTTATCGAGCACGGCAGCCAGAAGGAGCTGCTGCGACAATTGGGGCTGCATCGGGGGGGGATTTTGGATACCGTGCGGCGCTTGGTGGCCGAATAG
- a CDS encoding nitronate monooxygenase translates to MDFPQLKIGDLVAKIPIIQGGMGVGISLSGLASAVAKEGGIGVIAAAMIGMGEPDIGSNYREANIRALQRELRKAREKTDGILGVNIMVALTNFSDMVKTSIKEGADVIFAGAGLPLDLPNYIKDGAKTKLVPIISSARAASIICKKWLTKFNYLPDAFVVEGPKAGGHLGFKPEQIDDPAFSLETTVPQVIEAVREFEEKTGRQIPIIAAGGVYDGADINKFLQMGAAGVQMGTRFVATHECDADEKFKQVYVEAREEDIQIIKSPVGLPGRAIMGSFLEDVKNGLKKPFKCPFHCISSCDYTKSPYCIGLALVNAKKGLFKHGFAFAGKNAYRVDSIVSVKELIASLRAGYLDAIKPA, encoded by the coding sequence ATGGACTTCCCACAACTCAAAATAGGCGACCTGGTCGCCAAAATTCCCATTATCCAGGGCGGCATGGGCGTCGGCATCTCCCTGTCCGGCCTCGCCTCGGCCGTGGCCAAGGAAGGCGGCATCGGCGTTATCGCCGCGGCCATGATCGGCATGGGGGAACCGGACATCGGCTCCAACTATCGCGAAGCAAACATCCGGGCCCTGCAACGCGAACTGCGCAAGGCCCGCGAAAAAACAGATGGTATCCTCGGCGTCAACATCATGGTGGCGTTGACCAACTTCAGCGACATGGTCAAGACTTCCATCAAGGAAGGCGCGGACGTTATTTTCGCCGGCGCTGGCCTGCCCCTGGACCTCCCCAACTACATCAAGGATGGCGCCAAGACGAAACTCGTGCCCATCATTTCCTCGGCCAGGGCCGCGAGCATCATTTGCAAGAAATGGCTGACCAAGTTCAACTATCTGCCAGACGCCTTCGTGGTCGAGGGGCCCAAGGCCGGCGGGCATTTAGGATTCAAGCCCGAGCAGATCGACGACCCGGCGTTTTCCCTGGAAACGACCGTGCCCCAAGTCATCGAGGCGGTGCGTGAATTCGAGGAAAAAACCGGCCGCCAGATCCCGATCATTGCCGCTGGCGGTGTTTATGATGGCGCGGACATCAACAAATTCCTCCAGATGGGCGCGGCTGGCGTGCAGATGGGGACCCGTTTCGTGGCCACGCATGAGTGCGATGCCGACGAAAAATTCAAACAAGTCTATGTCGAGGCTCGGGAAGAGGACATCCAAATCATCAAGAGTCCTGTCGGCCTCCCTGGCCGGGCGATCATGGGTTCCTTTCTGGAAGACGTCAAAAACGGATTGAAAAAACCCTTCAAATGCCCGTTCCATTGCATCAGCTCCTGCGATTACACGAAAAGTCCGTATTGCATCGGGCTGGCCCTGGTGAACGCCAAGAAAGGACTGTTCAAGCACGGCTTCGCCTTTGCCGGCAAAAACGCCTACCGCGTGGACTCCATCGTCTCGGTCAAGGAGCTTATCGCCTCGCTGCGCGCGGGGTACCTGGACGCCATCAAACCCGCCTGA
- a CDS encoding adenosylcobinamide-GDP ribazoletransferase, which yields MPCSSCGPVRQLPSESSHPPPGQTLAACLGTCGGSRRHLCRHSSWPSRADRWKPGSDGIGHEPSVLRPAPWPRARGHRRPGAPPAAGAPVIRPRTFHVALTFLTCLGRARITSNAEISAAMPMYPLVGAVIGLALTLVAMLPLSAWTVAWIMTGTNILLTRGLHWDGWADLWDGWGSGATGDRFWSIVKDSRSGAFGVMGLVLGLGVQTTLFETAIRQQAWAGLIWSCMFGRLGCLVVAHLGRSMSRPGLGQNALAGATGQALFFGGLCTVMPAIFLPPAQIVLGIALSLIPIAVLLRLGRIHGAINGDFLGAAIIASEICALLPLAWQSV from the coding sequence GTGCCGTGTTCTTCATGTGGACCGGTTCGGCAACTGCCTTCTGAATCTTCCCATCCACCCCCTGGCCAAACACTGGCGGCTTGTCTCGGGACATGTGGTGGAAGTCGTCGGCACCTATGCCGACATTCCTCCTGGCCAAGCCGGGCTGATCGCTGGAAGCCAGGGAGTGATGGAATTGGCCATGAACCAAGCGTCCTGCGCCCAGCGCCTTGGCCTCGTGCCCGGGGACACCGTCGCCCTGGAGCACCGCCCGCAGCAGGAGCGCCCGTGATCCGGCCACGCACCTTCCATGTCGCCCTGACCTTCCTGACCTGCCTGGGTCGGGCCCGCATAACCTCCAATGCCGAAATCAGCGCGGCCATGCCCATGTACCCATTGGTGGGAGCGGTCATCGGACTGGCACTGACCTTGGTCGCCATGCTCCCGCTGTCGGCGTGGACCGTGGCCTGGATCATGACGGGAACCAACATCCTCCTGACGCGAGGCCTGCACTGGGACGGGTGGGCCGACCTCTGGGATGGCTGGGGCAGTGGCGCCACCGGGGATCGTTTTTGGTCAATCGTCAAGGACAGCCGCAGCGGAGCTTTCGGGGTCATGGGACTGGTCCTGGGGCTGGGTGTCCAGACCACGCTGTTCGAAACAGCCATCCGGCAACAGGCCTGGGCCGGTCTGATCTGGTCGTGCATGTTCGGACGGCTCGGCTGCCTTGTCGTGGCGCACCTGGGACGTTCCATGTCCCGACCCGGCCTGGGGCAAAACGCCCTGGCCGGGGCCACTGGCCAGGCATTGTTTTTTGGCGGCCTATGCACCGTCATGCCCGCCATTTTCCTGCCACCCGCCCAAATCGTTCTCGGCATTGCGTTGAGCCTGATTCCGATAGCGGTATTGCTCCGGCTGGGCCGCATTCACGGCGCCATCAATGGCGACTTCCTCGGAGCGGCCATCATCGCCTCGGAAATCTGCGCCCTCCTGCCCCTGGCCTGGCAATCGGTCTAA
- a CDS encoding PilZ domain-containing protein, whose product MSILDRTYARIDTTLKGYLRIIPKIQTRPLFTGCPACVPMQPLDPAQAQLPEALVSQLKTMDEKLSAVLTLLSRQAMRDDFPIPVIIHDISGAGLRFSSEHVFSLGEHVEIVVSLSMYPLGLIGTMGSIIRRDVIEDTTLWAVEFKDIRDTEREKIIQYVIAEQREQIRDRRSTQS is encoded by the coding sequence ATGTCCATCCTTGACCGAACGTATGCTCGGATCGACACGACCCTCAAGGGATACCTGCGGATCATCCCCAAGATCCAGACGCGTCCCCTGTTCACCGGATGTCCGGCCTGCGTTCCCATGCAGCCACTCGACCCAGCCCAGGCACAACTGCCCGAAGCCCTTGTCAGTCAGCTCAAAACCATGGACGAAAAACTCAGCGCCGTGCTGACGCTGTTGAGCCGCCAGGCCATGCGGGATGATTTCCCCATTCCCGTCATCATCCATGACATCAGCGGCGCCGGCCTACGCTTCAGCTCGGAGCACGTGTTTTCTCTCGGCGAACATGTGGAAATCGTGGTTTCCCTGTCCATGTACCCGCTGGGGCTGATCGGCACCATGGGCTCGATCATTCGGCGGGACGTCATCGAGGACACGACCTTGTGGGCCGTCGAATTCAAGGACATCCGCGACACGGAACGCGAAAAAATCATCCAATACGTCATTGCCGAACAGCGCGAACAAATTCGCGACCGGCGATCAACCCAATCCTAA
- a CDS encoding 4Fe-4S dicluster domain-containing protein — protein sequence MNTHEYSRIVSLRFPPESSGQPMMYNLAKLFDLTFSILQANINPRHEGHMVLELSGSLERYRQGVTYLQEHGIKVTPVAHAISRNEESCMHCGLCTALCPSKALHLNLTTRLVDFDHDKCTACNMCVNVCPVHAMVIEIDTSTW from the coding sequence ATGAACACCCACGAATACAGCCGAATTGTCAGTCTGCGCTTTCCGCCCGAATCTTCCGGCCAACCCATGATGTACAACCTGGCCAAGCTGTTTGATTTGACCTTCAGCATCCTCCAGGCCAACATCAACCCGCGCCACGAAGGACACATGGTTCTGGAATTGTCCGGATCATTGGAACGGTACCGTCAAGGCGTGACCTATCTTCAGGAACATGGTATCAAAGTCACGCCAGTGGCGCACGCGATTTCGCGCAACGAGGAGTCCTGCATGCATTGCGGACTGTGCACGGCCCTGTGTCCGTCCAAGGCGCTGCACCTGAATCTGACGACCCGCCTGGTGGACTTCGACCACGACAAATGCACGGCATGCAACATGTGCGTCAATGTCTGTCCCGTCCATGCCATGGTGATCGAAATAGATACCAGCACGTGGTAA